Proteins encoded within one genomic window of Platichthys flesus chromosome 13, fPlaFle2.1, whole genome shotgun sequence:
- the rbm44 gene encoding RNA-binding protein 44 isoform X1, giving the protein MATHQTVWPCFPVTFPCQLLLPGQSCAANQHAGVPLHSGPVPVLNYALIEKPCPSTSQCRKPCPKKNRRFLLHRSVFDLVEAHHYLSRDDQKLLGWYLALTPEDRKIILDEGGFYQFLQRHPALELSPFHVYVKSDNRERAAPVQPTITCYQQISKTPGAKERRFGRSWWRGKREAHALGMEWEPSGQRGKPELKSHISVMQDQNANVTANCAEVCELQSNPNESPSEHCSSDCVDVDGGEDGDWSVQSAEDNGTEDECQGNAFTGDDDGANFSLDHQNDYFHSFMGDDVGILCLVAPGGTQAHHSGPGATNSEALSDTSETGTSPAEEDTSETCTPPHPRVPSCDVMVGTDSVPRVSTFTQSEDPQTADKNLITEVHMSDLDYLAKEFIKLNAAQKEQKEKIKRLGSKLRPGCDCIERAQQAELRLLAVQHLMCRQHCWRLSCTSAEGDQLITPFRDKDQYRPKKPPASISGVLQKLECDYNHMRNKILEGVPLEQLKPLCVDSEKIITGASYIPAHIIGDVMADRPSRNALEPQGYKTLAEGNGCPGDQGSDGRSQTQDKKLKEENSKTRRAVTCVPQGGDANHDANKPEEKQTRAACKELIMSESWFDAEEDLQPAGAADTEQDTTTVSDGPTDESPCEEAESSVLCVTNLPRNVTECDVKTWFEKYHPSEVIVSVLKNDLRVAIVTVTGPQSAEAAARELNGFSVKGRALHVKHVNRAAGGSQSLSQSLNQASGSVRESSQEATTLQPPQTDPSSTGRQLPLSSSTTSRKVVCITPTAGATFVPQHYGTMGSFETLMAELTLHHPNAGRQRIVCAMVELGAKHQGALCGLPLRRIREMTSELLTRPENVQ; this is encoded by the exons ATGGCGACACACCAG ACAGTGTGGCCGTGTTTCCCGGTGACCTTCCCCTGTCAGCTGCTCCTCCCCGGGCAGAGCTGTGCGGCTAATCAGCACGCGGGCGTGCCGCTGCACTCCGGGCCGGTCCCGGTCCTCAACTACGCGTTGATCGAGAAGCCGTGTCCCAGTACGTCCCAGTGCAGAAAACCGTGTCCCA AAAAGAACCGGAGGTTCCTGCTGCACAG gtcagtgTTCGACTTGGTGGAGGCTCATCACTACCTGTCACGTGATGACCAGAAGCTGCTGGGCTGGTATCTCGCTCTGACTCCGGAGGACAGAAAGATCATACTGG ATGAAGGAGGTTTTTACCAGTTTCTGCAGAGACACCCTGCGTTGGAACTGTCTCCATTTCATGTCTATGTGAAGT CAGATAACAGGGAGAGGGCAGCTCCTGTCCAGCCGACCATCACATGCTACCAACAGAT ATCTAAAACACCAGGAGCAAAGGAGCGCAGATTTG GGAGAAGCTGGTGGCGAGGGAAGAGGGAAGCACATGCACTGGGAATGGAGTGGGAGCCAAGTGGTCAGAGAGGAAAGCCTGAGCTCAAGAGCCACATTTCAGTGATGCAGGACCAGAATGCTAACGTCACTGCTAACTGTGCTGAAGTCTGTGAATTACA GTCAAATCCAAACGAGTCTCCCTCtgagcactgcagctctgactgTGTGGATGTTGATGGTGGAGAAGACGGTGACTGGAGCGTCCAATCAGCCGAGGACAACGGCACCGAAGACGAGTGTCAGGGGAACGCGTTCACTGGGGACGACGATGGAGCTAACTTTAGTTTGGACCATCAGAACGACTACTTCCACAGCTTCATGGGGGACGATGTGGGCATCCTTTGCTTAGTGGCTCCCGGAGGAACACAAGCACATCACTCAGGTCCGGGCGCCACTAATAGTGAAGCACTGTCAGACACCAGTGAGACTGGGACGTCTCCAGCCGAGGAGGACACCTCAGAAACTTGCACCCCCCCTCATCCTCGTGTTCCCAGCTGTGATGTTATGGTCGGCACAGACTCTGTACCACGTGTGTCCACTTTCACCCAATCGGAGGATCCACAAACTGCCGACAAGAACCTCATCACTGAGGTCCACATGTCGGATCTGGACTATCTGGCTAAG GAGTTTATCAAACTTAATGCGGCTCAAAAGGaacaaaaggagaaaattaaaag ATTGGGTTCTAAACTGAGACCGGGATGTGACTGTATTGAGCGTGCTCAGCAGGCGGAGCTGCGCCTCCTGGCTGTGCAGCACCTCATGTGCAGGCAACACTGCTGGAGACTCTCCTGTACCTCTGCTGAGGGAGACCAGCTCATTACGCCGTTCAGAGATAAAGACCAATACCG GCCAAAGAAGCCTCCTGCCAGCATTTCAGGTGTCCTGCAAAAACTGGAGTGTGACTATAACCACATGAGGAACAAGATCCTGGAGGGAGTTCCTCTGGAGCAACTTAAACCTCTGTGTGTTGACTCAGAGAAGATTATTACTGGAGCCAGTTACATCCCTGCACAT ATAATTGGTGATGTGATGGCAGATCGTCCCTCTCG GAACGCCCTGGAGCCACAGGGGTATAAAACATTAGCTGAAGGAAATGGATGTCCTGGTGATCAAGGCAGCGATGGCAGATCTCAG ACTCAGGACAAAaagctgaaggaggagaacaGCAAAACAAGGAGAGCTGTGACTTGTGTCCCCCAGGGAGGAGATGCTAACCATGACGCCAACAAGCCGGAGGAAAAGCAAACCA GAGCTGCATGCAAAGAGCTCATCATGAGCGAGTCATGGTTCGATGCTGAGGAAGACCTGCAGCCGGCAGGAGCTGCTGACACGGAACAGGACACCACCACGGTCTCAGACGGTCCGACTGATG AATCTCCCTGTGAGGAGGCTGAGAGCTCCGTGCTCTGCGTCACTAACCTGCCCAGAAACGTGACAGAG TGTGACGTGAAGACCTGGTTTGAGAAGTACCATCCCTCTGAAGTCATCGTCTCTGTTTTAAAGAACGATCTGAG AGTTGCCATAGTGACAGTTACTGGCCCCCAGTCTGCCGAGGCTGCGGCGAGGGAGCTGAATGGCTTCAGCGTGAAGGGCCGTGCTTTACATGTGAAGCACGTCAACAGAGCCGCCGGTGGGAGCCAGAGTCTGAGCCAGAGTCTGAACCAGGCCTCAGGCAGCGTCAGGGAGTCCTCACAGGAAGCCACCACACTACAACCCCCCCAGACTGACCCCAGTAGCActgggagacag CTGCCTCTGAGCTCCAGCACCACGAGCAGGAAGGTGGTCTGCATCACGCCCACAGCAGGGGCCACGTTTGTGCCCCAACACTACGGCACCATGGGCAGCTTTGAGACCCTGATGGCAGAGCTGACTCTGCACCACCCGAATGCCGGGAGGCAGAGGATTGTCTGTGCTATGGTAGAACTAGGGGCCAAGCACCAGGGGGCGCTCTGTGGCCTGCCCCTCAGGAGAATCAGGGAGATGACCTCGGAGCTTCTGACCAGGCCAGAGAACGTCCAGTAG
- the rbm44 gene encoding RNA-binding protein 44 isoform X2: protein MATHQTVWPCFPVTFPCQLLLPGQSCAANQHAGVPLHSGPVPVLNYALIEKPCPSTSQCRKPCPKKNRRFLLHRSVFDLVEAHHYLSRDDQKLLGWYLALTPEDRKIILDEGGFYQFLQRHPALELSPFHVYVKYNRERAAPVQPTITCYQQISKTPGAKERRFGRSWWRGKREAHALGMEWEPSGQRGKPELKSHISVMQDQNANVTANCAEVCELQSNPNESPSEHCSSDCVDVDGGEDGDWSVQSAEDNGTEDECQGNAFTGDDDGANFSLDHQNDYFHSFMGDDVGILCLVAPGGTQAHHSGPGATNSEALSDTSETGTSPAEEDTSETCTPPHPRVPSCDVMVGTDSVPRVSTFTQSEDPQTADKNLITEVHMSDLDYLAKEFIKLNAAQKEQKEKIKRLGSKLRPGCDCIERAQQAELRLLAVQHLMCRQHCWRLSCTSAEGDQLITPFRDKDQYRPKKPPASISGVLQKLECDYNHMRNKILEGVPLEQLKPLCVDSEKIITGASYIPAHIIGDVMADRPSRNALEPQGYKTLAEGNGCPGDQGSDGRSQTQDKKLKEENSKTRRAVTCVPQGGDANHDANKPEEKQTRAACKELIMSESWFDAEEDLQPAGAADTEQDTTTVSDGPTDESPCEEAESSVLCVTNLPRNVTECDVKTWFEKYHPSEVIVSVLKNDLRVAIVTVTGPQSAEAAARELNGFSVKGRALHVKHVNRAAGGSQSLSQSLNQASGSVRESSQEATTLQPPQTDPSSTGRQLPLSSSTTSRKVVCITPTAGATFVPQHYGTMGSFETLMAELTLHHPNAGRQRIVCAMVELGAKHQGALCGLPLRRIREMTSELLTRPENVQ from the exons ATGGCGACACACCAG ACAGTGTGGCCGTGTTTCCCGGTGACCTTCCCCTGTCAGCTGCTCCTCCCCGGGCAGAGCTGTGCGGCTAATCAGCACGCGGGCGTGCCGCTGCACTCCGGGCCGGTCCCGGTCCTCAACTACGCGTTGATCGAGAAGCCGTGTCCCAGTACGTCCCAGTGCAGAAAACCGTGTCCCA AAAAGAACCGGAGGTTCCTGCTGCACAG gtcagtgTTCGACTTGGTGGAGGCTCATCACTACCTGTCACGTGATGACCAGAAGCTGCTGGGCTGGTATCTCGCTCTGACTCCGGAGGACAGAAAGATCATACTGG ATGAAGGAGGTTTTTACCAGTTTCTGCAGAGACACCCTGCGTTGGAACTGTCTCCATTTCATGTCTATGTGAAGT ATAACAGGGAGAGGGCAGCTCCTGTCCAGCCGACCATCACATGCTACCAACAGAT ATCTAAAACACCAGGAGCAAAGGAGCGCAGATTTG GGAGAAGCTGGTGGCGAGGGAAGAGGGAAGCACATGCACTGGGAATGGAGTGGGAGCCAAGTGGTCAGAGAGGAAAGCCTGAGCTCAAGAGCCACATTTCAGTGATGCAGGACCAGAATGCTAACGTCACTGCTAACTGTGCTGAAGTCTGTGAATTACA GTCAAATCCAAACGAGTCTCCCTCtgagcactgcagctctgactgTGTGGATGTTGATGGTGGAGAAGACGGTGACTGGAGCGTCCAATCAGCCGAGGACAACGGCACCGAAGACGAGTGTCAGGGGAACGCGTTCACTGGGGACGACGATGGAGCTAACTTTAGTTTGGACCATCAGAACGACTACTTCCACAGCTTCATGGGGGACGATGTGGGCATCCTTTGCTTAGTGGCTCCCGGAGGAACACAAGCACATCACTCAGGTCCGGGCGCCACTAATAGTGAAGCACTGTCAGACACCAGTGAGACTGGGACGTCTCCAGCCGAGGAGGACACCTCAGAAACTTGCACCCCCCCTCATCCTCGTGTTCCCAGCTGTGATGTTATGGTCGGCACAGACTCTGTACCACGTGTGTCCACTTTCACCCAATCGGAGGATCCACAAACTGCCGACAAGAACCTCATCACTGAGGTCCACATGTCGGATCTGGACTATCTGGCTAAG GAGTTTATCAAACTTAATGCGGCTCAAAAGGaacaaaaggagaaaattaaaag ATTGGGTTCTAAACTGAGACCGGGATGTGACTGTATTGAGCGTGCTCAGCAGGCGGAGCTGCGCCTCCTGGCTGTGCAGCACCTCATGTGCAGGCAACACTGCTGGAGACTCTCCTGTACCTCTGCTGAGGGAGACCAGCTCATTACGCCGTTCAGAGATAAAGACCAATACCG GCCAAAGAAGCCTCCTGCCAGCATTTCAGGTGTCCTGCAAAAACTGGAGTGTGACTATAACCACATGAGGAACAAGATCCTGGAGGGAGTTCCTCTGGAGCAACTTAAACCTCTGTGTGTTGACTCAGAGAAGATTATTACTGGAGCCAGTTACATCCCTGCACAT ATAATTGGTGATGTGATGGCAGATCGTCCCTCTCG GAACGCCCTGGAGCCACAGGGGTATAAAACATTAGCTGAAGGAAATGGATGTCCTGGTGATCAAGGCAGCGATGGCAGATCTCAG ACTCAGGACAAAaagctgaaggaggagaacaGCAAAACAAGGAGAGCTGTGACTTGTGTCCCCCAGGGAGGAGATGCTAACCATGACGCCAACAAGCCGGAGGAAAAGCAAACCA GAGCTGCATGCAAAGAGCTCATCATGAGCGAGTCATGGTTCGATGCTGAGGAAGACCTGCAGCCGGCAGGAGCTGCTGACACGGAACAGGACACCACCACGGTCTCAGACGGTCCGACTGATG AATCTCCCTGTGAGGAGGCTGAGAGCTCCGTGCTCTGCGTCACTAACCTGCCCAGAAACGTGACAGAG TGTGACGTGAAGACCTGGTTTGAGAAGTACCATCCCTCTGAAGTCATCGTCTCTGTTTTAAAGAACGATCTGAG AGTTGCCATAGTGACAGTTACTGGCCCCCAGTCTGCCGAGGCTGCGGCGAGGGAGCTGAATGGCTTCAGCGTGAAGGGCCGTGCTTTACATGTGAAGCACGTCAACAGAGCCGCCGGTGGGAGCCAGAGTCTGAGCCAGAGTCTGAACCAGGCCTCAGGCAGCGTCAGGGAGTCCTCACAGGAAGCCACCACACTACAACCCCCCCAGACTGACCCCAGTAGCActgggagacag CTGCCTCTGAGCTCCAGCACCACGAGCAGGAAGGTGGTCTGCATCACGCCCACAGCAGGGGCCACGTTTGTGCCCCAACACTACGGCACCATGGGCAGCTTTGAGACCCTGATGGCAGAGCTGACTCTGCACCACCCGAATGCCGGGAGGCAGAGGATTGTCTGTGCTATGGTAGAACTAGGGGCCAAGCACCAGGGGGCGCTCTGTGGCCTGCCCCTCAGGAGAATCAGGGAGATGACCTCGGAGCTTCTGACCAGGCCAGAGAACGTCCAGTAG